In the Azospirillum formosense genome, one interval contains:
- the kduD gene encoding 2-dehydro-3-deoxy-D-gluconate 5-dehydrogenase KduD, with the protein MTNSFDLTGRTALVTGGNGGIGQAIAVALARAGADIAVAGRTPPDETRALVEGLGRRFAAIPADLSSIAPIPTVMEEAVGTLGGLDILVNNAGLIRRDDPLDFTEADWDAVLDVNLKSVFFLCQAFGRYALGNGRKGKIINIASMLSFQGGIRVPSYAASKSGIAGITRLLANEWAGKGINVNAIAPGYVATSVTSALRADERRNAEILARIPAGRWSEPADMGGPAVFLASDASDYVHGTILPVDGGWLAR; encoded by the coding sequence ATGACCAACTCCTTCGACCTCACCGGCAGGACCGCCCTGGTCACCGGGGGCAACGGCGGCATCGGGCAGGCCATCGCGGTCGCCCTGGCGCGGGCCGGCGCCGACATCGCCGTGGCCGGGCGCACCCCGCCGGACGAGACGCGCGCCCTGGTCGAGGGGCTGGGCCGCCGCTTCGCCGCGATCCCCGCCGACCTGTCCAGCATCGCCCCGATTCCCACGGTGATGGAGGAGGCCGTGGGCACGCTCGGCGGGCTGGACATCCTGGTCAACAACGCCGGGCTGATCCGCCGCGACGACCCGCTGGACTTCACCGAGGCCGACTGGGACGCCGTTCTGGACGTGAACCTGAAGTCGGTCTTCTTCCTATGCCAGGCCTTCGGGCGCTACGCGCTGGGCAACGGGCGGAAGGGCAAGATCATCAACATCGCCTCCATGCTGTCCTTCCAGGGCGGCATCCGCGTGCCCTCCTACGCGGCGTCGAAGAGCGGCATCGCCGGGATCACCCGGCTGCTCGCCAACGAATGGGCCGGCAAGGGCATCAACGTGAACGCCATCGCGCCGGGCTACGTCGCGACCAGCGTCACCAGCGCGCTGCGCGCCGACGAGCGCCGCAACGCCGAAATTCTGGCCCGCATCCCCGCCGGACGCTGGAGCGAGCCCGCCGACATGGGCGGACCCGCGGTGTTCCTGGCCTCCGATGCGTCCGATTACGTCCACGGCACGATCCTGCCGGTGGACGGCGGCTGGCTCGCCCGCTGA